Proteins from a genomic interval of Salmo salar chromosome ssa14, Ssal_v3.1, whole genome shotgun sequence:
- the LOC106570163 gene encoding vesicle-associated membrane protein 2 → MSTTDAGTPGGPEGEGGPPAPAPNLTSNRRLQQTQAQVDEVVDIMRVNVDKVLERDQRLSELDDRADALQAGASQFESSAAKLKNKYWWKNLKMMIIMAIIGVICVGVVFLYFYY, encoded by the exons AT GTCGACCACAGACGCAGGAACCCCGGGGGGCCCTGAGGGAGAAGGGGGCCCTCCAGCCCCAGCCCCCAACCTCACCAGTAACCGACGACTGCAGCAGACGCAGGCACAGGTGGACGAG GTAGTAGACATCATGCGTGTGAACGTGGACAAGGTGTTGGAGAGGGATCAGAGACTGTCGGAGCTGGACGACAGGGCCGATGCTCTGCAGGCCGGGGCCTCACAGTTTGAGAGCAGCGCAGCCAAGCTTAAGAACAAGTACTGGTGGAAAAACctcaag ATGATGATTATAATGGCAATCATAGGAGTCATATGTGTTGGAGTTGtcttct TGTATTTCTATTATTGA